GAGAAGTAACAAGGAAGAGGGGGAACAACGACAACACGTTGGCAACAACAATTGTCAGCTTCAGAAGACCGTATCTCCTAGCTCATGGTTCCGATTTTAGTAATTCTTGAGCCTACGTTGATCAGGTCGAAGAGATATAAAATTCTTGTTCAGAGAATAAaatctcaaaatgattggaagACCGTTTAAATAAGAGAAACAAAATCTGGTGCTGACATCACAACAACAGCATCAACACTTAGTTTCGGAAGGGATTATCTCCTAGAATACagctccaaattgagtgattcttgAGCCTAATTTTGGTATCTCGAAACTATCTACAACTTTGATGGAGGAACTATTGGCTAAATTTGATCGGAAACTGGagataattttaaaaaacaGGAACTAGAAGTGATAGAGGAGATGGGAATTTATAAGTGAGATGAGTACTTGTTCAATTGTTTTCTAAAGTTTTACATTAGGGGTGGTTTGTACCACACTTAATGAGAAAAAGGAAATAATGAAGATGGGTGAACAAAACTAGATGTATTAGTGTTTATGTTGGTTTCTAGCGGCAGAAATAAACACGGACGGTGGTGGTTCTTGCAGTAACCAAAGCTAATTAGGATTGATAAAAGAAATGTGTAAAACTAGATTACACAGATCAAAATCTCATTTGGAATATGTGAAATGTGAATAAGTTAGCTGTATTTGTTTACCTATTGACAACAATGCAAATGGTGGCACTTCCTCCACTAGCCACGCATCAAGAATAGAAAAGGGAATGAGGAGATGACTTCCTCATTTTTAGAGTGATTAAGGTCATTTAGTAACTTAAGCTAGCTTAAAAAAATAATCAGGTTGTTTTTagtattaaaaagaaaaatgattttGGAAAATATTAACTCAATTAATAACTAACATATAGTATGTAAGTCATTTAAAAAGAAAGCCACAATTTACAGTTAACTTTAAAATCGTTTTTTAATACTTAAATTTAGCTAATAAAATAGAATTAGCATTTACTTAAAAGCTGCTTAAAAATTGGGCTATTACAGTGTTGGTTGATATGCCAATCACACAAAATCTTCCTGATCAAGTATCCTTTATGAATGAGCATGGTGAGCTGGTTCAGGTACCTATCACTTATGAGTGGAGGCCAACTGTTTGTGATAACTGCAGGCTAGTTGGACATTTAACTACTGAGTGTAAGAAGGGGAAAACTAAGAAAATATGGGTGCAGAAAAAACAACAGGTTCAAAATCACACAGAGGTGGTGGAGCCAAAGGTGGATCAGGAGGGGTTTCAAAGAACTCTCAGAACAATCAGGGTTATACCTACCAACTTGGTGCCAACACTAATTGCTAATCCTTTCCAAATGTTGAATGATGATGGTGTTCATAGTGCTTGCAGTACTGCTGAGTTGGATAGGGGAGATGATATTGAGGAGGGTAGCACAGGAAGAGGGAACTCTTCCAAATCTTATGGATAGAATTTTATCATGGAATGTTAGGGGTATCAATCTAGCTCAGAAACAGGATACTGTGAAACAATTTCTTCACAAATATCATGTGGGGCTGGTTGGTCTCCTAGAACATAAGGTTAAGCTTTCTAATTTAGGGAAGCTTTACCAAAGAGTTTTTTCAAACTGGTGTTTTTCTAGTAATGCAAGTTATCATAATGGTGGCAGAATAATCATTGCTTGGAATCCAGGAAGTTTTTCTGTAAGTATCCAAGCAACTTCTAGTCAGTTCATGCATTGTCTCATTCAACCAGTAAGTGGTATGCCTAGTTTCTTCTGTACTTTCATTTATGCTTTCAATGACAGCTTTAATAGAGAAGTGTTGTGGAAAGATTTGAAGTCTTTGAACACACAGGATGCCTGGATCTTGTGTGGAGATTTCAATTGTGTTATGAGTACTGATGAGAGAGTTGGTTCTCCTGGTAGGAATACTGAAATAGTGGATATATGTGAGTGTATGCACTTTTGTAGTATATATGGAGGATATTAAAAGTGTGGGTAACTTCTACACTTGGAATTGAATAACAAGCAGCAGGGTACAGCCAGGgttttttctaaaattgataGAATTATGGCTAATCCAAAATGGTTAGGTGTTTATAGTTCAGCTGAAGTGTGCTTTATGAATGAGGGATGTTTTGATCATTCTCTTGGCTTGTTGACTGTTTACCCTAGGGATACAGGAAGGAAAAAACCTTTCAAGTACTTTACAATGTGGAAATTTGCTCCTCAATTCATGACTCTTATTCAAGAGCAATGGAGTGGTACAGTTCAAGGGAGCAAGATGTTTGGTGTAGTTCACAAGCTGAAGAAGGTGAAATTGGTTC
This Spinacia oleracea cultivar Varoflay chromosome 6, BTI_SOV_V1, whole genome shotgun sequence DNA region includes the following protein-coding sequences:
- the LOC110805857 gene encoding uncharacterized protein; the protein is MAKPWSVDMDMEKEEIKSVPIWIQLSLNFKYWGEKSLFKIVSQLGKPIKRDAATVMLVDMPITQNLPDQVSFMNEHGELVQVPITYEWRPTVCDNCRLVGHLTTECKKGKTKKIWVQKKQQVQNHTEVVEPKVDQEGFQRTLRTIRVIPTNLVPTLIANPFQMLNDDGVHSACSTAELDRGDDIEEGSTGRGNSSKSYG